One Solanum pennellii chromosome 10, SPENNV200 genomic region harbors:
- the LOC107002289 gene encoding protein IQ-DOMAIN 1-like, with product MGKKGNWFSSVKNALSPDPKKSKKKWYGKEKDPVPDSLSPVAASVSPPHPVPHVEEVALDEVEEELTKHAYSVAASTSAAAEVDVSATEAAEEVVSLAKVTQYTGKSKEEVAAIKIQTAFRGYLARRALKALRGLVRLKSLADGPTGKRQTAHTLKCMQTLSRVQSQISSRRIRMLEENRALQRQLMQKHAKELESLRRGEEWDDSAQSKEQIEASLLSKYEAAVRRERALAYSYSHQKTWKKSPRSANLLFMDPTNPQWGWSWLDRWMGAKPWDTQSMSEKEHKNDQMSVRSASIAGGEITKAFARYQLNSDLPSPSSQKPSHQSPTTPSKPANSTASRKLKSARVAAISQDDDARSMISMQSERNNRRHSIGVASIRDDESLGSSSSVPSYMIPTKSAKAKTRLQNPLGMENNSTPEKGPAGSVKKRLSYPPSPARPRRHSGPPKLENTSMNTSINTSIAKDNVKEVIN from the exons ATGGGGAAGAAAGGAAACTGGTTTTCTTCGGTAAAGAACGCACTAAGCCCAGATCCTAAG aaatcaaagaagaaatgGTATGGAAAAGAGAAGGATCCAGTTCCAGATTCTTTGTCCCCAGTTGCTGCCTCAGTATCTCCTCCTCATCCTGTTCCTCATGTGGAAGAGGTTGCACTGGATGAAGTGGAAGAGGAGCTGACAAAACATGCATACTCCGTTGCAGCTTCCACTTCTGCAGCTGCTGAAGTTGATGTTTCAGCCACCGAGGCTGCTGAAGAGGTTGTTTCGTTAGCTAAAGTGACTCAGTATACTGGCAAATCAAAGGAGGAAGTAGCCGCCATCAAGATTCAGACTGCATTTAGAGGATATCTG GCTAGGAGGGCATTGAAGGCTTTAAGAGGGCTAGTTCGACTCAAATCACTTGCTGATGGACCTACAGGGAAACGGCAAACTGCACATACTCTAAAATGCATGCAAACGCTGTCTCGTGTGCAGTCTCAGATTAGTTCTAGAAGGATTAGGATGTTGGAAGAGAATCGAGCTCTCCAGAGGCAGCTTATGCAGAAACATGCAAAAGAACTTGAGAGTTTGAGG AGAGGAGAGGAATGGGATGACAGTGCGCAATCAAAAGAGCAGATTGAAGCAAGCTTGCTCAGCAAATATGAAGCTGCTGTGAGACGAGAAAGAGCACTGGCTTATTCATATTCACATCAG AAAACCTGGAAAAAGTCACCAAGATCTGCCAACTTGTTGTTTATGGATCCAACCAATCCTCAGTGGGGTTGGAGCTGGTTAGATCGCTGGATGGGCGCTAAACCTTGGGATACCCAAAGCATGTCAGAGAAGGAACATAAAAATGATCAAATGTCTGTTCGAAGTGCCAGTATTGCTGGAGGAGAAATTACCAAGGCATTTGCCCGGTATCAGCTGAACTCTGACCTCCCTTCTCCATCCAGCCAAAAACCAAGTCACCAATCTCCTACAACCCCTTCCAAGCCAGCCAATTCAACAGCATCCAGAAAATTGAAATCGGCAAGAGTAGCTGCAATAAGCCAAGATGATGATGCACGAAGCATGATCAGTATGCAATCAGAACGTAACAACAGGAGGCATAGCATTGGGGTAGCATCTATAAGAGATGATGAGAGTTTGGGAAGCTCCTCTTCTGTACCAAGTTACATGATACCTACTAAGTCAGCAAAAGCAAAAACACGTTTGCAAAATCCTCTAGGCATGGAGAATAATAGTACCCCAGAAAAGGGACCAGCAGGGTCTGTCAAGAAGCGACTCTCTTACCCGCCTTCACCTGCTAGACCAAGGCGGCATTCAGGTCCACCAAAGCTGGAGAATACCTCCATGAACACCTCTATCAACACATCCATTGCCAAGGACAACGTCAAAGAGGTCATCAACTGA
- the LOC107002432 gene encoding probable catabolite repression protein creC, whose translation MINSSNSNSNSMMSPASANNAAQSPGLKTYFKTPEGKYKLHNEKTYPAGLLHFSHGKTVTQVSLAPLKDKPIQAQPHSTSSFGVTSGVKSAAARLLGGGNGSKSLSFVGGNGGSKSVSGMSGRAGSFGVTSSNNSGSIPNFDGKGTYLIFNVGDTIFISDLNSRDKDPIKSIHFSNSNPVCHAFDPDAKEGHDLLIGLSSGDVYSVSLRQQMQDVGKKLIGAQHYNKDGSVNNSRCTSITWVPNSDGAFVVAHADGNFYVYDKSKDGSADPSFPVIKDQTHFSVAHARYSKNPVARWHICQGSINSIAFSTDGAYIATVGRDGYLRIFDYKNEQLICGGKSYYGALLCCAWSMDGKYVLAGGEDDLVQVWSMEERKVVAWGEGHNSWVSGVAFDSYWSAPNSDGTDENVVYRFGSVGQDTQLLLWDLEMDEIVVPMRRPHGGSPTYSTGSQSSHWDRACPVGTLQPAPSMRDVPKLSPLVSHRVHTEPLSGVMFTQESVLTICREGHIKVWVRPEFGETQTSNSESLLGTSLKEKPPISGKVVSSKFQAMT comes from the exons ATGATCAACagtagtaatagtaatagtaatagcaTGATGTCGCCGGCATCGGCAAACAACGCCGCACAATCTCCTGGGTTGAAGACTTATTTCAAAACCCCAGAAGGAAAATATAAGCTTCATAATGAGAAGACTTATCCTGCTggtcttcttcatttttcccATGGCAAAACTGTTACTCAG GTTTCTCTAGCTCCTCTCAAAGATAAGCCCATTCAGGCGCAGCCTCACTCGACATCAAGTTTTGGAGTCACCAGTGGTGTTAAGTCAGCAGCAGCGAGATTGTTAGGTGGTGGAAATGGTAGTAAGTCACTTAGTTTTGTCGGAGGAAATGGTGGAAGTAAGTCTGTCAGTGGTATGAGTGGTAGAGCTGGATCATTTGGGGTGACAAGTTCAAATAACTCCGGTAGTATTCCCAATTTCGATGGCAAAGGGACTTATTTGATATTCAATGTTGGTGACACAATTTTTATTAGTGATTTGAATTCTCGAGATAAG GATCCTATAAAGTCAATACACTTCAGTAATTCAAATCCTGTTTGCCATGCATTTGATCCGGATGCAAAGGAAGGACATGATTTGCTCATTGGGTTGAGTTCCGGAGATG TTTATTCAGTATCTCTACGTCAACAAATGCAAGATGTTGGGAAGAAGCTTATTGGGGCACAACATTACAACAAGGATGGTTCTGTTAACAACAG TCGATGTACTAGTATCACTTGGGTGCCCAACAGTGATGGGGCTTTTGTTGTTGCTCATGCGGACGGAAATTTTTACGTCTATGATAAG AGCAAAGACGGATCTGCTGATCCCTCATTTCCTGTCATCAAAGATCAAACTCATTTTTCAGTCGCCCATGCACGTTATAGTAAG AATCCTGTAGCTAGATGGCATATTTGCCAAGGGTCCATCAATAGCATTGCTTTCTCAACTGATGGGGCGTATATTGCAACTGTAGGGAGGGATG GTTATCTGCGTATATTTGACTACAAAAATGAACAGCTTATATGTGGTGGAAAAAGCTATTATGGTGCTCTGTTATGTTGTGCTTGGAG CATGGATGGAAAGTACGTTTTAGCTGGTGGAGAAGATGACCTAGTTCAGGTTTGGAGCATGGAAGAACGTAAAGTTGTTGCCTGGGGCGAGGGGCATAACTCCTGG GTCAGTGGTGTGGCATTTGATTCATATTGGTCAGCACCAAATTCAGATGGCACAGATGAAAATGTGGTCTACCGATTTGGTTCTGTTGGTCAG GACACACAATTGCTCTTATGGGATCTGGAAATGGATGAAATTGTAGTACCAATGCGCCGTCCTCATGGTGGATCACCAACTTACAGCACGGGGAGTCAGTCCTCTCATTGGGATAGGGCTTGCCCTGTTGGTACGCTGCAGCCTGCTCCAAGCATGCGAGATGTTCCAAAGCTATCGCCCCTGGTCAGTCACCGTGTTCACACTGAACCACTCTCTGGCGTGATGTTTACTCAGGAATCAGTTCTTACTATCTGCCGTGAGGGGCATATAAAGGTTTGGGTGAGACCAGAGTTTGGTGAAACTCAAACTAGCAACTCAGAGTCTTTACTAGGTACTAGTTTGAAGGAGAAGC
- the LOC107002434 gene encoding DNA-binding protein S1FA-like → MAKDVEVNGFNPGLIVLLVIGGLVLTFLIGNYVLYVYAQKTLPPKKKKPISKKKMKKERLKQGVSAPGE, encoded by the coding sequence ATGGCCAAGGATGTCGAAGTTAATGGATTCAACCCAGGATTGATTGTCTTACTTGTTATCGGTGGGCTTGTGCTGACGTTCCTTATTGGGAACTACGTCCTTTATGTGTATGCCCAGAAAACCCTTCCtccaaagaagaagaagccgatctccaagaagaagatgaagaaggaaaGACTCAAGCAAGGTGTTTCAGCACCCGGAGAGTAG